One genomic segment of Pongo pygmaeus isolate AG05252 chromosome 19, NHGRI_mPonPyg2-v2.0_pri, whole genome shotgun sequence includes these proteins:
- the MXRA7 gene encoding matrix-remodeling-associated protein 7 isoform X2: MEAPAELLAALPALATALALLLAWLLVRRGAAASPEPARAPPEPAPPAEATGTPAPSRPCAPEPAAASAGPEEPGEPAGLGELGEPAGPGEPEGPGDPAAAPAEAEEQAAEARQEEEQDLDGEKGPSSEGPEEEDGEGFSFKYSPGKLRGNQYKKMMTKEELEEEQRVQKEQLAAIFKLMKDNKETFGEMSDGDVQEQLRLYDM, encoded by the exons ATGGAGGCGCCTGCCGAGCTGCTGGCCGCGCTACCTGCGCTGGCCACCGCGCTGGCCCTTCTGCTCGCCTGGCTGCTGGTGCGGCGTGGGGCGGCCGCGAGCCCGGAGCCTGCCCGCGCGCCCCCGGAACCCGCGCCCCCGGCCGAGGCCACCGGGACCCCGGCGCCGTCCCGCCCCTGCGCCCCCGAGCCGGCGGCCGCGTCCGCGGGGCCGGAGGAGCCTGGAGAGCCCGCGGGGCTGGGGGAGCTCGGGGAGCCTGCGGGACCGGGGGAACCCGAAGGGCCAGGGGATCCCGCGGCGGCGCCAGCGGAGGCGGAGGAGCAGGCGGCGGAGGCGAGGCAG GAAGAGGAGCAGGACTTGGATGGTGAGAAGGGGCCATCGTCGGAAGGGCCTGAGGAGGAGGACG GAGAAGGCTTCTCCTTCAAATACAGccctgggaagctgaggggaAACCAGTATAAGAAGATGATGACCAaagaggagctggaggaggagcagaG AGTTCAGAAGGAACAGCTGGCTGCCATCTTCAAGCTCATGAAAGACAACAAGGAGACGTTTGGCGAGATGTCCGACGGCGACGTGCAGGAGCAGCTCCGGCTCTACGACATGTAG
- the MXRA7 gene encoding matrix-remodeling-associated protein 7 isoform X4 encodes MENNIEGSKARGCEGHAAWPWSQTDTPASFPVAPFVYSPQRRSGSPGPASPNGTQKPQQAPTWGRPRPRAWGAQSRTRLSSAFEEEQDLDGEKGPSSEGPEEEDGEGFSFKYSPGKLRGNQYKKMMTKEELEEEQRVQKEQLAAIFKLMKDNKETFGEMSDGDVQEQLRLYDM; translated from the exons ATGGAAAACAACATAGAAGGAAGCAAAGCCAGAGGCTGCGAAGGCCATGCTGCCTGGCCCTGGTCCCAGACAGACACCCCAGCCAGCTTTCCTGTTGCACCGTTTGTCTACTCGCCGCAGCGACGCAGTGGGAGTCCTGGGCCCGCTTCTCCAAATGGCACACAGAAGCCTCAACAGGCACCCACCTGGGGAAGGCCAAGGCCGAGGGCTTGGGGTGCACAGTCAAGAACACGCCTCAGCTCAGCATTT GAAGAGGAGCAGGACTTGGATGGTGAGAAGGGGCCATCGTCGGAAGGGCCTGAGGAGGAGGACG GAGAAGGCTTCTCCTTCAAATACAGccctgggaagctgaggggaAACCAGTATAAGAAGATGATGACCAaagaggagctggaggaggagcagaG AGTTCAGAAGGAACAGCTGGCTGCCATCTTCAAGCTCATGAAAGACAACAAGGAGACGTTTGGCGAGATGTCCGACGGCGACGTGCAGGAGCAGCTCCGGCTCTACGACATGTAG
- the MXRA7 gene encoding matrix-remodeling-associated protein 7 isoform X3, with protein MEAPAELLAALPALATALALLLAWLLVRRGAAASPEPARAPPEPAPPAEATGTPAPSRPCAPEPAAASAGPEEPGEPAGLGELGEPAGPGEPEGPGDPAAAPAEAEEQAAEARQEEEQDLDGEKGPSSEGPEEEDGEGFSFKYSPGKLRGNQYKKMMTKEELEEEQRTEE; from the exons ATGGAGGCGCCTGCCGAGCTGCTGGCCGCGCTACCTGCGCTGGCCACCGCGCTGGCCCTTCTGCTCGCCTGGCTGCTGGTGCGGCGTGGGGCGGCCGCGAGCCCGGAGCCTGCCCGCGCGCCCCCGGAACCCGCGCCCCCGGCCGAGGCCACCGGGACCCCGGCGCCGTCCCGCCCCTGCGCCCCCGAGCCGGCGGCCGCGTCCGCGGGGCCGGAGGAGCCTGGAGAGCCCGCGGGGCTGGGGGAGCTCGGGGAGCCTGCGGGACCGGGGGAACCCGAAGGGCCAGGGGATCCCGCGGCGGCGCCAGCGGAGGCGGAGGAGCAGGCGGCGGAGGCGAGGCAG GAAGAGGAGCAGGACTTGGATGGTGAGAAGGGGCCATCGTCGGAAGGGCCTGAGGAGGAGGACG GAGAAGGCTTCTCCTTCAAATACAGccctgggaagctgaggggaAACCAGTATAAGAAGATGATGACCAaagaggagctggaggaggagcagaG AACTGAAGAATAA
- the MXRA7 gene encoding matrix-remodeling-associated protein 7 isoform X1, producing the protein MEAPAELLAALPALATALALLLAWLLVRRGAAASPEPARAPPEPAPPAEATGTPAPSRPCAPEPAAASAGPEEPGEPAGLGELGEPAGPGEPEGPGDPAAAPAEAEEQAAEARQEEEQDLDGEKGPSSEGPEEEDGEGFSFKYSPGKLRGNQYKKMMTKEELEEEQSGFLVLIIQQPPRPVPAAAPCSSGQCSYGFSLLELAPPSHLDTPCTATGHPATFSLHTILLPGKGCAGHSGTAGEVSAEGQSFAPGPAGSWCSPTLLPFCSVAWSPLVKAEV; encoded by the exons ATGGAGGCGCCTGCCGAGCTGCTGGCCGCGCTACCTGCGCTGGCCACCGCGCTGGCCCTTCTGCTCGCCTGGCTGCTGGTGCGGCGTGGGGCGGCCGCGAGCCCGGAGCCTGCCCGCGCGCCCCCGGAACCCGCGCCCCCGGCCGAGGCCACCGGGACCCCGGCGCCGTCCCGCCCCTGCGCCCCCGAGCCGGCGGCCGCGTCCGCGGGGCCGGAGGAGCCTGGAGAGCCCGCGGGGCTGGGGGAGCTCGGGGAGCCTGCGGGACCGGGGGAACCCGAAGGGCCAGGGGATCCCGCGGCGGCGCCAGCGGAGGCGGAGGAGCAGGCGGCGGAGGCGAGGCAG GAAGAGGAGCAGGACTTGGATGGTGAGAAGGGGCCATCGTCGGAAGGGCCTGAGGAGGAGGACG GAGAAGGCTTCTCCTTCAAATACAGccctgggaagctgaggggaAACCAGTATAAGAAGATGATGACCAaagaggagctggaggaggagcagaG CGGATTCTTGGTGCTCATCATTCAGCAGCCTCCCAGGCCGGTGCCTGCAGCAGCGCCTTGTAGCTCCGGGCAGTGCAGCTATGGCTTCTCGTTGTTGGAACTGGCTCCCCCTTCCCATCTGGACACCCCCTGCACAGCCACTGGGCACCCTGCCACATTTTCCCTCCACACCATCCTGCTGCCGGGGAAGGGGTGCGCTGGGCACAGTGGGACAGCTGGGGAGGTCTCAGCAGAGGGACAGTCGTTTGCACCAGGCCCAGCAGGCTCCTGGTGCTCACCCACACTGCTGCCCTTCTGCAGCGTGGCCTGGAGTCCTTTGGTTAAAGCAGAAGTCTAG